The Halosimplex litoreum genome has a window encoding:
- a CDS encoding ABC transporter substrate-binding protein yields MTDDTTSTDAPTRRDYLKYSAVLSGGLLAGCRGGESTATAPAADNETPGEPTATPSDTATQSATTTETATAGDTSYTVEMAPAGEVAFDAVPETWMTYFSTYGDMGIALGQHDGQEAAIFAQNWPTQFFEYLPGVDVSFADVEQIWADGAIGKETFYELDCDVHLMDPNFIQLLDDSWETDDFEEVATEIGPIIGNVIRLRQGDWHDYEYYSLYEAFEKVAAVFRERERYEALKSVHDEFVADVQARLPPESERPEVGLLSVNDEFETGTLSLYKVAAGNGKKQYQDLGMNDAFEDLDPQTAKDVDWEVLLDIDPDILVLQYAVSHVTAETFEEKKQVLRDSDLGSQLTAVRNDRLYPGGTAYQGPIINLFQTEMAAKQFYPEVFGEWNGYETFADESAWLFDHQRVADIVNGDI; encoded by the coding sequence ATGACCGACGACACCACTTCGACCGACGCACCGACCCGACGCGACTACCTGAAGTACAGTGCCGTCCTGAGCGGCGGCTTGCTGGCCGGCTGTCGCGGCGGCGAGTCGACTGCGACCGCTCCGGCGGCCGACAACGAGACGCCCGGCGAACCCACGGCGACACCGTCCGACACCGCGACGCAGTCCGCGACGACCACCGAGACGGCGACGGCCGGGGACACGTCGTACACCGTCGAGATGGCGCCCGCCGGCGAGGTCGCGTTCGACGCCGTCCCCGAGACGTGGATGACCTACTTCAGCACGTACGGCGACATGGGTATCGCGCTCGGCCAGCACGACGGCCAGGAGGCGGCCATCTTCGCGCAGAACTGGCCGACCCAGTTCTTCGAGTACCTCCCCGGTGTCGACGTCTCCTTCGCGGACGTCGAGCAGATCTGGGCCGACGGCGCCATCGGCAAGGAGACGTTCTACGAACTGGACTGTGACGTCCACCTGATGGACCCGAACTTCATCCAGCTACTGGACGACAGCTGGGAGACCGACGACTTCGAGGAGGTGGCGACGGAGATCGGTCCGATCATCGGCAACGTCATTCGACTTCGACAGGGCGACTGGCACGATTACGAGTACTACTCACTGTACGAGGCCTTCGAGAAGGTCGCCGCGGTCTTCCGGGAGCGCGAGCGCTACGAGGCGCTCAAGTCGGTCCACGACGAGTTCGTCGCGGACGTTCAGGCCAGGCTCCCGCCCGAGTCCGAGCGCCCCGAGGTCGGACTCCTGTCGGTCAACGACGAGTTCGAGACGGGCACCCTCTCACTGTACAAGGTGGCGGCCGGTAACGGCAAGAAGCAGTATCAGGACCTCGGGATGAACGACGCCTTCGAAGACCTCGACCCTCAGACGGCGAAGGACGTCGACTGGGAGGTCCTGCTGGACATCGACCCGGACATCCTCGTCTTACAGTACGCCGTCTCGCACGTGACCGCCGAGACCTTCGAGGAGAAAAAGCAGGTGCTGCGCGACAGCGACTTAGGGAGCCAGCTCACCGCCGTCCGGAACGACCGGCTCTACCCCGGCGGAACGGCCTACCAGGGGCCGATCATCAACCTCTTCCAGACCGAGATGGCCGC
- a CDS encoding ABC transporter substrate-binding protein — MADDARADDAPSRREYLQYAAVVGGGLVAGCSGSGDAETPERTGSPEPADARADAATETATPTATPASEVAEATATEAPTATPRQSYLVTMEPVGTVEFDEVPETVAPFTADYVDMLVALGHGDAAESIWLQARYKTLHYEELPGVSIDLEGLTELWSDGVSKEPFYEMDADLHLIDPNALTDWFQAWDQSDLEEIRGNVAPFLGNVIFRRTDDWHDYRYYTLYDAFEKVAAVVQERERYEAIREIHDELVADVGARLPAPDGRPNAALVWGGEEPDEFYPYRLSGNGANKEHFRVLGLSDAFADTGIDGLSTTDRGSLDYEAMLEVDPDSLLVRTHGEGLSREAFEERVVEHMRDHPVGGELTAVQEGRVFRGGPIYSGPLHKLFMIERYATGYFPAEFSEDELIDRDRLASIITDGVEA; from the coding sequence ATGGCAGACGACGCCAGGGCAGACGACGCACCGAGTCGACGAGAGTACCTGCAGTACGCGGCAGTGGTCGGCGGCGGCCTCGTCGCGGGCTGTAGCGGGAGCGGTGACGCGGAGACGCCGGAGCGGACGGGGTCGCCGGAACCGGCGGACGCGCGGGCCGACGCGGCCACGGAGACGGCCACCCCGACGGCGACGCCAGCGAGCGAAGTTGCGGAAGCGACCGCGACCGAGGCGCCGACGGCGACGCCCCGGCAGTCGTACTTGGTGACGATGGAACCGGTCGGTACCGTCGAGTTCGACGAGGTGCCGGAGACGGTCGCGCCCTTCACCGCCGACTACGTCGACATGCTGGTCGCGCTGGGTCACGGCGACGCCGCCGAGTCGATCTGGCTCCAGGCCCGCTACAAGACGCTGCACTACGAGGAGCTACCGGGCGTCTCGATCGACCTCGAGGGACTCACGGAGCTGTGGTCGGACGGCGTCTCGAAGGAGCCGTTCTACGAGATGGACGCGGACCTGCACCTCATCGACCCCAACGCACTGACCGACTGGTTCCAGGCGTGGGACCAGAGCGACCTGGAGGAGATCCGGGGCAACGTCGCTCCCTTCCTCGGGAACGTGATCTTCCGGCGGACGGACGACTGGCACGACTACCGCTACTACACGCTGTACGACGCCTTCGAGAAGGTCGCCGCGGTCGTTCAGGAGCGCGAGCGATACGAAGCGATCCGGGAGATTCACGACGAACTCGTCGCCGACGTGGGGGCACGCCTGCCCGCGCCCGACGGCCGGCCGAACGCGGCCCTCGTCTGGGGCGGAGAGGAGCCCGACGAGTTCTACCCGTATCGACTGTCCGGGAACGGGGCGAACAAGGAACACTTCCGGGTTCTCGGCCTGTCGGACGCGTTCGCGGACACGGGGATCGACGGGCTCTCGACGACCGACAGGGGCAGTCTCGACTACGAGGCGATGCTCGAGGTCGACCCCGACTCGCTGCTGGTCAGGACCCACGGGGAGGGGCTCTCCCGGGAGGCGTTCGAGGAGCGCGTCGTCGAGCACATGCGCGACCACCCCGTCGGCGGCGAACTGACGGCCGTCCAGGAGGGGCGGGTGTTCCGCGGCGGTCCGATCTACAGCGGACCGCTCCACAAACTCTTCATGATCGAGCGCTACGCGACAGGGTACTTCCCCGCGGAGTTCAGTGAGGACGAGCTGATCGACCGCGACCGGCTGGCGAGTATCATCACCGACGGCGTCGAGGCGTGA
- a CDS encoding ABC transporter substrate-binding protein has protein sequence MADEPNDEAGSTRREYLLYGAVLGSGVVAGCVGGSDATDTPGSATTDTPAPTETATPTATPSADETETATETPTPTETQTYSATMAPVGTLELDAAPERVVDGWGFEADVLTALGQADTLVASEGPQFWFTGFYDKLPGVSAPDPDSLDKVVTDDWAVRTEFLYELDPDLFASDPNRYLTYYGLSEEEAAELRDNIAPFFGNASRRKRGDGWSTWPAGEEYPYYTIPEYVSRYGDLFGVPGRASALNEFYTGALEEMRSRVPAESERPSVGVLNAMINPETEGSFHIYDPYTGFEKTHGKKQYRDMGVVDAFEGEYGGESGTKVDYEGLLDADPDVIVFHFGVNYRDWNGEDALRKTVEGMRDSSLGQQLTAVQNDELYVGGSAYQGPIINLFQTEMLGKQLYPEAFGEWPGKVASGKLPDIPAEEQVFDRQRLADIVTGDG, from the coding sequence ATGGCAGACGAGCCGAACGACGAGGCTGGATCGACGCGGAGAGAGTACCTGCTGTACGGCGCCGTCCTCGGGAGCGGGGTCGTCGCCGGGTGTGTCGGTGGGAGCGACGCGACGGACACCCCGGGGTCGGCCACCACCGACACGCCGGCGCCGACCGAGACGGCGACCCCGACGGCGACGCCGTCCGCGGACGAGACCGAGACGGCCACGGAGACGCCAACGCCGACGGAGACCCAGACGTACTCGGCGACGATGGCGCCGGTCGGGACCCTCGAACTCGACGCTGCTCCCGAGCGCGTCGTCGACGGCTGGGGCTTCGAGGCCGACGTGCTGACCGCGCTCGGCCAGGCCGACACGCTCGTCGCCTCGGAGGGCCCCCAGTTCTGGTTCACCGGGTTCTACGACAAGCTCCCGGGTGTCTCCGCCCCCGACCCGGACTCGCTCGACAAGGTCGTCACCGACGACTGGGCGGTCCGGACGGAGTTCCTCTACGAACTCGACCCCGATCTGTTCGCCAGCGACCCGAACCGCTATCTCACCTACTACGGGCTCTCCGAGGAGGAGGCCGCCGAGCTCCGCGACAACATCGCGCCCTTCTTTGGCAACGCGAGCCGTCGCAAGCGCGGCGACGGGTGGTCGACGTGGCCCGCGGGCGAGGAGTACCCCTACTACACGATCCCGGAGTACGTCAGCCGCTACGGCGACCTGTTCGGCGTGCCCGGGCGAGCGAGCGCGCTGAACGAGTTCTACACCGGCGCGCTCGAAGAGATGCGCTCGCGCGTGCCCGCCGAGTCCGAACGGCCCAGCGTCGGCGTCCTCAACGCTATGATAAACCCCGAGACGGAGGGTAGCTTCCACATCTACGACCCGTACACGGGCTTCGAGAAGACCCACGGGAAAAAGCAGTACCGCGACATGGGCGTCGTCGACGCTTTCGAGGGCGAGTACGGCGGCGAGTCCGGCACGAAGGTCGACTACGAGGGGCTGCTCGACGCCGATCCCGACGTGATCGTCTTCCACTTCGGGGTGAACTACCGCGACTGGAACGGCGAGGACGCGCTGCGCAAGACCGTCGAGGGCATGCGCGACAGCTCGCTGGGCCAGCAGCTGACCGCCGTCCAGAACGATGAGCTCTACGTCGGCGGCTCGGCCTACCAGGGGCCGATCATCAACCTCTTCCAGACGGAGATGCTCGGCAAACAGCTCTACCCCGAGGCGTTCGGCGAGTGGCCCGGGAAGGTTGCCTCCGGCAAACTCCCCGATATCCCCGCCGAGGAGCAGGTGTTCGACCGCCAGCGACTCGCCGACATCGTCACCGGCGACGGCTGA
- a CDS encoding ABC transporter substrate-binding protein, with translation MADDATGDDVPTRREYLQYAAVLGGSLVAGCRGDGGGSTATPNDGVVGTPTATPAVGDGDVTETPTATPQQSYSVSMAPMGSVEFDEPPESWVSYLSTYGDMGVALGKADSLQGLWDPEGMPNVFYDALPGVDVSFEDVAPISGGGQFDKEIFYELDADVHLFDPNWLGVLADDWDRDDIEEIATGVGPFLGNYIRRRGDDWHDYQYYSLYDAFEIVADAFDERERYEAFASIHDDVQGTIEENLPPTEDRPTVGLVSVTSDFDEGTFYTYPVQEGNNHKQYRDLRMRGAFDDHIEGSYGQFDYEQLLEVDPDAIVFQYGFSHVSTEEFEAKMQTMREDSIGSQLSAVQNDRLYRGGTSYQGPIINLFQTEAAARQFYPDAFGEWNGMETLREGELTLFDRQRVADVVNGEFEV, from the coding sequence ATGGCAGACGACGCCACGGGAGACGACGTACCGACGCGACGGGAGTACCTGCAGTACGCGGCGGTACTCGGCGGCAGCCTCGTCGCGGGCTGTCGCGGCGACGGCGGTGGATCAACCGCGACGCCCAACGACGGCGTAGTCGGGACGCCGACAGCCACGCCCGCGGTCGGTGACGGCGATGTGACCGAGACGCCGACGGCGACACCCCAGCAGTCGTACTCTGTGTCGATGGCACCGATGGGGAGCGTCGAGTTCGACGAGCCGCCCGAGAGCTGGGTGAGCTACCTCAGCACGTACGGTGACATGGGCGTCGCCCTGGGGAAGGCCGATAGCCTCCAGGGGCTGTGGGACCCCGAAGGCATGCCGAACGTGTTCTACGACGCGCTGCCTGGCGTCGACGTTTCTTTCGAGGATGTCGCGCCGATCTCCGGTGGGGGGCAGTTCGACAAGGAGATATTCTACGAACTGGACGCCGACGTCCACCTGTTTGATCCCAACTGGCTCGGCGTCCTGGCCGACGACTGGGACAGGGATGACATCGAGGAGATAGCGACCGGGGTCGGTCCGTTCCTCGGCAACTACATCCGGCGGCGCGGCGACGACTGGCACGACTATCAGTACTACTCGCTGTACGACGCCTTCGAGATAGTCGCGGACGCCTTCGACGAGCGAGAGCGGTACGAGGCGTTCGCGTCCATCCACGACGACGTGCAGGGGACCATCGAGGAGAATCTACCCCCGACCGAGGACCGGCCGACGGTCGGGCTGGTATCGGTCACTTCCGACTTCGACGAAGGCACGTTCTACACCTATCCCGTTCAGGAGGGGAACAATCACAAGCAGTACCGCGACCTCCGGATGCGCGGTGCGTTCGACGATCACATCGAGGGGAGCTACGGCCAGTTCGACTACGAGCAGCTGCTCGAAGTCGACCCCGACGCCATCGTGTTCCAGTACGGCTTCTCGCACGTCTCGACTGAGGAGTTCGAAGCGAAGATGCAGACGATGCGTGAGGATTCGATCGGCAGCCAGCTTTCGGCCGTCCAGAACGACCGGCTCTACCGCGGCGGCACGTCCTACCAGGGGCCGATCATCAACCTCTTCCAGACGGAGGCCGCGGCGAGGCAGTTCTACCCCGACGCCTTCGGCGAGTGGAACGGGATGGAGACGCTTCGCGAGGGCGAACTCACGCTGTTCGACCGTCAGCGCGTCGCAGACGTCGTCAACGGCGAGTTCGAGGTCTGA
- a CDS encoding ABC transporter ATP-binding protein, translating to MTETDGFETQLDAYRDSVSRPLYRLFRAYGPGEKWWLLLGLVTSVLAYGTVLVTPIVLGTTIDAVFTGEGTYALPLVPRSSLPTDPTAQFWLSSAVVGAALLGGAVLQWARGVAMNYFAHGVMYTIRVDAYEKMQRLDMTFFDNKETGEVMSILNNDTNNLEVLFDNALGDSIRIGVIVVGVTAALLYTNAQLALVTLGAVPLLVGFTWWFTRVIEPRYTRQRETIGDLNTRIENGLSGIELVKTTSTEEYENERVRGVSRDVFDAEMDVLKLSYCYRPGMELVTGAALLATFVLGGLWVFSGPPLFLSGELTTGDFVVFMLLTQRLTGPMAQLANIVDWYQNAKASGKRICGLMDVPVRIEDTPNAIALDDVDGRLEYDDVTFGYDSGGGDAAATETVLDGVDIEVQPGETVAIVGPTGAGKSTVAKLLLRLYDVSDGAIRVDGHDVRDVRLADLRSSIGYVSQDTFLFDGTIAENIRYGRFDADREDVVEAAEAAEAHGFIQGLSEGYDTRVGERGVKLSGGQRQRVAIARTVLQDPEILLLDEATSAVDTETEYLIQRSLDRLAADRTTLVIAHRLSTVKDADTIVVLDDGRVVERGTHEDLLAADGLYADLWGVQAGEIESLPEEFLAGASDRSADAPR from the coding sequence GTGACCGAGACCGACGGCTTCGAGACGCAACTCGACGCCTACCGCGACAGCGTGTCGCGGCCGCTGTATCGACTGTTCCGCGCCTACGGGCCGGGCGAGAAGTGGTGGCTCCTGCTGGGGCTCGTCACGAGCGTCCTCGCGTACGGGACCGTACTCGTGACCCCGATCGTCCTCGGGACGACCATCGACGCCGTGTTCACGGGCGAGGGGACGTACGCGCTCCCGCTGGTTCCCCGGTCCTCGTTGCCGACCGACCCGACGGCGCAGTTCTGGCTGTCGTCGGCAGTCGTGGGGGCCGCGCTGCTGGGCGGGGCCGTCCTCCAGTGGGCCCGCGGCGTGGCGATGAACTACTTCGCCCACGGCGTCATGTACACGATCCGCGTCGACGCCTACGAGAAGATGCAGCGCCTGGACATGACCTTCTTCGACAACAAGGAGACCGGCGAGGTCATGTCCATCCTCAACAACGACACCAACAACCTCGAAGTCCTCTTCGACAACGCGCTGGGCGACAGCATCCGCATCGGCGTCATCGTGGTCGGCGTCACCGCCGCGCTGCTGTACACGAACGCCCAGCTCGCGCTCGTCACGCTCGGGGCGGTCCCGCTGCTGGTCGGATTCACCTGGTGGTTCACGCGGGTGATCGAGCCCCGGTACACGCGCCAGCGCGAGACCATCGGCGACCTGAACACCCGGATCGAGAACGGCCTGAGCGGCATCGAACTGGTCAAGACCACCAGCACGGAGGAGTACGAGAACGAGCGCGTCCGCGGTGTCTCCCGTGACGTCTTCGACGCGGAGATGGACGTATTGAAACTGAGTTACTGCTACCGGCCGGGGATGGAACTGGTGACCGGTGCGGCGCTGCTGGCGACCTTCGTTCTCGGCGGCCTGTGGGTGTTCTCGGGGCCGCCGCTCTTTCTCTCGGGTGAGCTGACGACCGGTGATTTCGTCGTGTTCATGCTGCTCACCCAGCGGCTGACCGGGCCGATGGCCCAGCTCGCGAACATCGTCGACTGGTACCAGAACGCGAAGGCCTCGGGCAAGCGTATCTGCGGGCTGATGGACGTGCCCGTCCGCATCGAGGACACGCCGAACGCCATCGCGCTCGACGACGTCGACGGCCGCCTCGAGTACGACGACGTGACCTTCGGGTACGACAGCGGTGGGGGCGACGCGGCCGCTACCGAAACCGTTCTCGACGGTGTCGATATCGAGGTCCAGCCGGGCGAGACGGTTGCCATCGTCGGGCCGACGGGCGCGGGCAAGTCGACCGTCGCCAAGCTACTGCTGCGGCTCTACGACGTTTCGGATGGAGCCATTCGCGTCGACGGCCACGACGTTCGGGACGTCCGGCTCGCGGACCTCCGGTCGTCGATCGGCTACGTCAGTCAGGACACGTTTCTGTTCGACGGGACGATCGCCGAGAACATCCGCTATGGACGGTTCGACGCCGACCGCGAGGATGTCGTGGAGGCGGCGGAGGCCGCCGAAGCCCACGGGTTCATCCAGGGGCTCTCCGAGGGCTACGACACCCGCGTCGGCGAGCGCGGCGTCAAACTCTCTGGCGGCCAGCGCCAGCGGGTCGCTATCGCTCGCACCGTGTTGCAGGACCCCGAGATACTCCTGCTCGACGAGGCGACCAGCGCGGTCGACACGGAGACGGAGTACCTGATCCAGCGGTCGCTCGACCGGCTGGCCGCGGACCGGACGACCCTGGTGATCGCCCACCGGCTCTCGACGGTCAAAGACGCCGATACGATCGTCGTGCTGGACGACGGTCGGGTGGTCGAACGCGGCACCCACGAGGACCTGCTGGCGGCCGACGGTCTGTACGCGGACCTCTGGGGCGTCCAGGCGGGCGAGATCGAGTCGCTCCCCGAGGAGTTCCTGGCAGGAGCCTCGGACCGGTCGGCCGACGCTCCGCGGTGA
- a CDS encoding ABC transporter ATP-binding protein — translation MADDEIPRPDGGADAALERDETRDPSEDTDGDTDGDGGGGIPPYRSNAGASEFSGEDLVIGYPSADEPVVDGESIGVAPGEVTALVGPNGSGKSTLLKGLADQLSPDAGTVLIDGEDVHAFETKALARRLGLLSQENVAPDSISVEKLVEHGRYPHRGFFDGLTDEDRAAIDRAIELAGVDHLRDREVGQLSGGQKQLVWIAMVIAQDTDVLLLDEPTTFLDLHHQLEVMDIVRTLRDESDITVVLVLHDIDQAARYADHMVALREGAIYERGAPEEVVTEDLLAEVFEIEAEVDTTERGPQIVPIRARHDDESAPTGEASSDASGTTASENGASSGP, via the coding sequence ATGGCAGACGACGAGATACCGCGACCGGACGGCGGCGCCGACGCGGCGCTGGAGCGAGACGAGACGCGGGACCCGAGCGAGGACACGGACGGTGACACCGACGGGGACGGCGGGGGTGGGATCCCACCCTACCGCTCGAACGCCGGTGCCAGCGAGTTCTCGGGCGAGGACCTGGTCATCGGCTACCCGTCGGCGGACGAGCCGGTCGTCGACGGCGAGTCGATCGGGGTCGCGCCCGGCGAGGTGACGGCGCTGGTCGGTCCGAACGGCAGCGGCAAGAGCACGCTCCTGAAGGGACTGGCCGACCAGCTCTCGCCCGACGCCGGGACGGTCCTGATCGACGGCGAGGACGTCCACGCCTTCGAGACGAAGGCGCTCGCGCGGAGACTGGGCCTGCTCTCACAGGAGAACGTCGCCCCCGACAGCATCAGCGTCGAGAAGCTCGTCGAACACGGCCGCTACCCCCACCGGGGTTTCTTCGACGGGCTCACCGACGAGGATCGGGCGGCCATCGACCGCGCCATCGAGCTGGCGGGCGTCGACCACCTGCGCGACCGCGAGGTCGGCCAGTTGAGCGGCGGCCAGAAACAGCTGGTCTGGATCGCGATGGTGATCGCCCAGGACACCGACGTGCTCCTGCTCGACGAGCCGACGACGTTCCTCGACCTGCACCACCAGCTCGAAGTGATGGACATCGTGCGGACGCTGCGTGACGAGAGCGATATCACCGTCGTCCTCGTCCTGCACGACATCGACCAGGCCGCCCGCTACGCCGACCACATGGTCGCGCTCAGAGAGGGCGCGATCTACGAACGGGGCGCTCCCGAGGAGGTCGTCACCGAGGACCTGCTCGCGGAGGTGTTCGAGATCGAAGCCGAGGTCGACACGACCGAGCGTGGCCCGCAGATCGTGCCGATCCGGGCGCGCCACGACGACGAGTCCGCGCCGACAGGTGAGGCGAGTTCCGACGCGAGCGGAACGACTGCGAGCGAGAACGGGGCGAGTTCAGGACCGTGA
- a CDS encoding FecCD family ABC transporter permease, protein MASESASATDPLSRRRRLTEWLSGSLWTVVFGSFAVVAAGGLIQVSFGTYSMTLVQAWQAVFNPEVVFNLQAWEAFVLGGEMPEMNKESLIVWNIRLPRVLVAALVGMNLAVSGAIFQAVTRNELASPFILGVSSGAGLMILLVLVVFSGATLAIPYVFGTLVLGISSLLPVIAALGGIVAFLIVYVIAWKNGTSPVRLVLAGVIVGTVFSSLQTGLFFFADDIGVVQSAIAWTTGSLTGVDWEQVRMALPWTLVALALALVSARQLNVLLLGENTASSLGMNVEKVRFALSGVAVLAAAASIAVAGIVGFVGLIVPHMVRNIVGSDYRKLVVGCVFAGPALMVAADVGARLGLSILLGSSGQMPVGIVTGLLGGPYFLYLMRKQERMGEI, encoded by the coding sequence ATGGCGAGCGAATCGGCCAGCGCGACCGACCCGCTGTCGCGCCGACGTCGTCTCACCGAGTGGCTGTCGGGGTCGCTGTGGACGGTCGTCTTCGGGAGTTTCGCCGTGGTCGCGGCCGGCGGCCTGATTCAGGTGAGCTTCGGCACCTACTCGATGACGCTCGTCCAGGCCTGGCAGGCCGTCTTCAACCCGGAGGTCGTCTTCAACCTCCAGGCCTGGGAGGCGTTCGTCCTCGGTGGCGAGATGCCCGAGATGAACAAAGAGAGCCTGATCGTCTGGAACATCCGCCTGCCACGCGTGCTGGTCGCCGCGCTCGTCGGGATGAACCTCGCCGTCTCCGGTGCGATCTTCCAGGCGGTCACCCGGAACGAACTCGCGAGCCCGTTCATCCTCGGCGTCTCCTCCGGTGCGGGCCTGATGATCCTGCTCGTGCTCGTGGTCTTCTCGGGCGCGACGCTCGCGATCCCCTACGTCTTCGGGACGCTCGTGCTGGGCATCTCCTCACTGTTGCCGGTCATCGCCGCGCTGGGCGGGATCGTCGCGTTCCTGATCGTCTACGTCATCGCCTGGAAGAACGGTACCTCACCGGTGCGACTGGTCCTGGCGGGCGTCATCGTCGGTACCGTCTTCAGCAGTCTCCAGACCGGCCTCTTTTTCTTCGCCGACGACATCGGCGTCGTCCAGTCGGCCATCGCGTGGACGACGGGGTCGCTGACCGGCGTCGACTGGGAGCAGGTCCGGATGGCGCTGCCGTGGACGCTCGTGGCACTCGCCCTCGCGTTGGTCAGCGCCCGACAGCTGAACGTCCTCCTGCTCGGCGAGAACACCGCTTCTTCGCTGGGGATGAACGTCGAGAAGGTGCGCTTCGCGCTTTCGGGCGTGGCGGTGCTGGCCGCCGCGGCGAGCATCGCGGTGGCAGGCATCGTCGGCTTCGTCGGCCTCATCGTCCCGCACATGGTCCGCAACATCGTCGGCAGCGACTACCGGAAACTCGTCGTCGGCTGCGTCTTCGCCGGCCCCGCGCTGATGGTCGCTGCCGACGTGGGCGCCCGGCTCGGCCTGTCGATACTGCTGGGCAGCAGCGGCCAGATGCCGGTCGGCATCGTCACCGGCCTGCTCGGCGGGCCGTACTTCCTCTACCTGATGCGCAAGCAGGAACGGATGGGTGAGATCTGA
- a CDS encoding FAD-dependent oxidoreductase: MSTLPDETPASDPDTAVDRDVVVVGGGAAGLSAAVFLARYGLDTLVLARGNSAIHQCAHLENYLGFPGGLSPQRFLDLGRAHAEAEGATVEADHVEAVDPHEDGFAVETQDGRSLVTRYLLAASAYDGEYLSAFEADLESDDEHDFLVTEAGRTPVDGLYVAGWLTRDTVHQAVVNAGDGARAAIALARDDLTDRYWPAIGERYVDWVVDDDRYGGDGWHEDVDDWFDREMVVEDLDVDSERVEQAREDLKAEFLDRGIDEAERERRERHGQQRLLEHLEDDLVLDRAREILAAREAADLDALEAGE, from the coding sequence ATGTCGACGCTGCCCGACGAGACGCCCGCGAGCGACCCCGACACCGCGGTCGACAGAGACGTGGTCGTCGTCGGCGGCGGCGCGGCCGGCCTCTCGGCCGCGGTGTTCCTCGCTCGCTACGGTCTGGACACCCTCGTGCTGGCCCGGGGGAACTCCGCGATCCACCAGTGCGCACACCTCGAGAACTACCTCGGGTTCCCCGGCGGCCTCAGCCCCCAGCGGTTCCTCGACCTCGGGCGCGCCCACGCCGAGGCGGAGGGGGCGACCGTCGAAGCGGACCACGTCGAGGCGGTCGACCCCCACGAGGACGGCTTCGCGGTCGAGACCCAGGACGGCCGCTCGCTGGTGACGAGGTACCTGCTCGCCGCGAGTGCCTACGACGGCGAGTACCTGTCGGCGTTCGAGGCAGACCTGGAGTCGGACGACGAACACGACTTCCTCGTGACCGAGGCCGGCCGGACGCCCGTCGACGGGCTCTACGTCGCCGGGTGGCTCACCCGGGACACCGTCCACCAGGCAGTCGTCAACGCCGGCGACGGCGCGCGCGCCGCAATCGCGCTCGCCCGCGACGACCTGACCGACCGCTACTGGCCGGCGATCGGGGAGCGCTACGTCGACTGGGTGGTCGACGACGACCGCTACGGTGGCGACGGCTGGCACGAGGACGTCGACGACTGGTTCGACCGGGAGATGGTCGTCGAAGACCTCGATGTCGACTCCGAGCGCGTCGAGCAGGCCCGCGAGGACCTCAAAGCGGAGTTCCTCGACCGCGGGATCGACGAGGCCGAGCGGGAGCGACGCGAGCGCCACGGGCAACAACGCCTGCTCGAGCACCTCGAAGACGACCTGGTCCTCGACCGCGCCCGCGAGATCCTGGCCGCTCGCGAGGCCGCCGACCTCGACGCCCTCGAGGCGGGTGAGTGA